TCTGGCTGTCCCCCAATCATCATCAAAAATCAGATAGTTGGCCATGGCGCCGTATCTTTCCTGATGACCCCAAAAGTTGGCGTCACAGACTATAATTGTCATAGCCGCCACTGCAGCTACTACTACGCCGGCCCAAATTCTCTTTGGAAGCTTTCCCACTGCGTCCTGCCCTTCTCCTATTACAATCTCGCTGGAACCAGAAAGCAGCTTTTTAATATCTACTTTTTTTGACTCCATGTAATGAGCGGCTGCGGCAGCAATCCAGAGAGCGGCAGCTAAAAATGTAGTGCCCTTAAAATGACCTACATATTTTGCCAGACTGTCTAAACCAATAACCTGCCCATACTCAATCCCCTTCATTGTAACATCCAGAATTCCCAGCACACGGATAATGGTTAATGTAGTAGCCAAAAGCACCACATATCTTTTTATTCCCTTTTTGCTGTTAAAAGCATAAAACGGCAGAAATCCAAAGACAACAGCCATAGCAATATAGAAGTTATCGCTGATGCCTGTAATTCCTCCGGCAATAGCAATAGCTACGCTGATGTAATACCAAATCAGGCCTTTCTTTGTTCTGGCTGATACAAAAAGCACTGCGGACACGCCTAGAATCAGGGCCACAAAAGCAGTGTAAGTATTAATATTTCCAAAGGTGGACGTAAATATATCCCACTGATCTGGATTCACTCTCGTCTTAAAGTGAAGAATATCCAGGCGGAAATAATCTGTAATTCCAAATATACATGCCAAATTTCCTGCTGCCAGGAAAATATCCAGATACCATTTTTTAAATTCCAGAAAACGGCTGATTAAAAAGAAGCTGAGCCCGTAGATGCACAGCAGAAATGAGCCTGAATAACGGCCCTCATTTCCCCACACTGACTCGTATAAATACTCAGATTGTACGGAGGAGATCACTGCTGACAGCATAAAAGCAAGGAGGGCAATATCATAAACATGAAATGTATTTTTCCAGTTTTTAGGCGCAAAGGCAGAAAAAAAGTTCTTCGTATTTTCTCCCTTTACCTCCACCTTATCAATAAACATAAAAATCAGCCCCGCTGCCAGGCAGAGAGCTCCTGCGGCTACTATCACAACCCAATAGAAGCGGTATTTTGCTCTTAAAATATCAAAATAATAATCTTGCACAAAAAGAGGGTATACAAACAGCAAAAGCACTGCCGTCACTTCCATTATTTTGGCCATCATATGACTGCCGGCGTTTCTTATATCCTCTTTTTTATTAACAGACTTGGCCATTACACTTTAACTCCTTACTCTACTTTTCTTTCCTTTTATCTTCACCGGCGGTTTCTCCATAAAAGCCAGACAATAATCAGAATTAAGCCAATAGGAGACAGCAGCAGAGAAAATACGCCTCCCACCACGGCAATCACTAACATTACAACAAGAATCAGAATCAAAGCCCCGGCTAATTTCCAGTACCATTTATTTAAATTATATACATGAAATGTGTTGTCACTATGAGTCTCTCTTCTGCTTTCTGAATACTCAGCAGAACCTCCTCCATACACATCGCCTTCCGGACCTCTTCTCTCAAAGGTCTGTCCGGCAGCTTCTGAGGCATCGATAATTGTTTTGGCAATAATTCTGGGGCCGCCCAGCTCTTCTATAATATTCTGGGCCGTTCTTCCCTTTCTCATCTCAGCTGTAATATATTGGTCATAATACTGTACATTTTCCTGTATCAGTCCTTCGGGCACTTCTCCTGCCAGGGCCTCCCTCAAGGTCTGCAGAAATTCCTCTTTACTCATTCAAATCTCCTTTATGAATTATGCAGGCTGCATATTAAGCCTTTTTTCAACACAATAAATTTATAATATCACAGCCTGCTACAATTATCCATTAAGTTTTTCTGAATATTATTCCCTTATTTACACCAGTTCTTTTATAACTCCGGCCCTGTAAGCGGCTACCAGTTCTTTCAGATCACTGATTCTTTCTGCAATGTCCTTCCCCAGGTCAGTGTCAGCCACTCTGATTCTGTTGGCCATTTTTTCTGTGATATAAACCTTTGGCGTATTTTCTTTATTAGGCATAAAAGGCTTGTGCTCCGCCAGGGCCAGATGATTAGAATTATATATTAAAGTATATCCTGCGATTCCCGTTTTACTCTGATAAGCTTTAGAAAGACCTCCGTCTATAATATACAGCTTTCCTCCGGCTTTTACTGGTTTTTCCCCATCCTTTATTTTTACAGGCACATGGCCGTTAATAATATGGGACCCTTCTCTGGACAGGCCGAATTCCTCCAGAATCTGACCGCAGTATTTTTCTTCTACGCTAAGGCGGTAATACGGGTTCATATTCTCCTTATGAGTAGACTTGTCTGCAATAAAATAATGTTCAAAGGTGGCCATTCTGTCTTTTCCAAACACAGGCGACTTAGCGCCGCACCACAAATACCACATAAAGTCGCCGGCATCCTCTTTCTCTTTGTCGCCGTCAGGCAGAAAATATGCTTTTTTAATCTGTTTTTCAATACAGTCCATCAGGCTTTTTCCATACTGCGCTTTGCCGTCAAACATCATTTCCTCAAAGCTTCCATCCTCCTTCATAGGAATGCAGCCGTGATATAAAAGATTGGAGTTGTAACATTTATATAAGCTGCCGTGGGTGTAAAGGAAATTAATATGGCGGTGCAGCAGCTCGCTGTGGCGGAAAGAAACAACTAAGGTGTGCATAAGCTCTTCCTCTTCCTTTGTCAGTTTCAAAGGATTCTTAGGATCCACAGTAGGAAAAGCTTTATCTGTGAGAGCGTATGTTTTCCCCTCTAATGTTACAGTTCCCCTCTCATAATCCACTGCCTCTAAAAGCAGACGGTCCTCCATTTTATACTCCGGATGGCGCTTAATAATCTGGCCTTCTACTTTAAACTGGATCATGGCAATAGCCTTGTGCATTTTCGCAGCCAGTCCTGGGTCCACTGCGTCGTATATATTTTCATCCAGAATTTTAGGGGAAAATTTTTCACAGGGATCGTCTCTGTATACATGGGCTGCAAACATGGAAAGAGGCCTTAGGTTAATGCCGTACCCGTCCTCCAGCACGTCAAAGCTGTTGTAGCTGATAGCAATTCTCAGCACATTGCAGATACAGGCAGGATTTCCTGTGGCAGCGCCCATCCAGGAGATATCGTGATTGCCCCACTGAATATCCACGTCGTGAAAATTCATCAGCTCCTTCATAATAATATCTGCCCTGGGGCCTCTGTCGAAAATATCCCCTATAATATGCAGGCTGTCAATGGTCAGGTTCTGAATCAGGTGGCATAAAGCTACAATAAACTTGTCCGCAGCATCTATTTCTATCATAGAATGAATAATTTCGCTGTAGTAAACGTCTTTATTATAATCCCTGTAATCTACATGAAGCAGCTCGTCAATAATATATGCGAACTCTTTAGGCATTTTTTTTCGGACCTTGGAACGTGTATATTTGGAAGAAACCAGACGGCAAATCTGCACCAGCCGATAAATGATAATTTTCTTCCATTCATCTGTTGCCTTGCCTTGATGTGTATACTTACTTAGAAATCTTTCTGGATAATAAATCAGATTAGCCAGCTCCATCTGCTCATCTTCAGAAATAATGTGGCCAAAGGTATCGTTAATCTTTTCACGGATAATTCCGGAAGCGCTTCTTAAAAGATGGACAAACGCCTCATATTCTCCGTGGAGATCACTGAAAAAATACTCCGTCCCCTTAGGCAGCCCCAGAATGGCCGTCAGGTTAATGATCTCACTGGAAGCCATTTTCACACTTGGAAACTCCCTTGCAAGCAGCTTCAAATACGCTAAATCCCTCATAATACTTCTCCTTTAAAACAAACCCCTTTTACTGTTTTTTAAGTTGCATTTCTGCAGAAAATATAGTACCATGGGTTCATCATAGCACACTTTCCTGCAAATGGAAAGTTTTACAATTTATACACTGGGAGGAAGTAAAATGGAACAGCTTTACGTGTTGGGCACAGGCTACGCCACAGCGACGCACTGTTATAATACCTGCTTTGCCATTAAAGACGAGGAAGATTATTTTCTGGTTGATACAGGAGGCGGCAATGGTATTTTAAAAATTTTGGAAGATATGAAAATAGATACTGCCAGAATTCATCATATTTTTATTACCCATGAGCACACAGATCACATTTTAGGTATTGTCTGGCTGATCCGTGTAATTGCCACAAGAATGAAAAAGGGCACTTATGAAGGCGATTTAAATATTTACTGCCACGAAGATTTAGTAGATACAATTACAACGATCTGCCGTTTAACTGTTCAGGGCAAGTTTTTCAAAATGATTGGAGAGCGCATTCATCTGATTCCGGTAAAAGACGGGGAGACCTGTCATATTTTGGATTATGACATTACATTTTTTGATATTCTTTCCACCAAAGCAAAACAGTACGGATTTACTACTGTTCTCAGAAACGGCAAAAAGCTGACCTGCGCAGGGGACGAGCCTTATAATCCTGACTGCTTTCAGTATGTGGAGGGAAGCTGCTGGCTGCTTCACGAGGCATTTTGCCTTTACGGGGACAGAGATAAGTTCCAACCCTATGAAAAGCATCACAGCACAGTAAAGGAAGCCTGTGAGCTGGCGGAGTCCATGCATATTCCTAATCTGGTGCTGTGGCACACAGAGGATAAAAATATCTCTGACAGAAAACGGCTTTACACAGCAGAGGGCAGAGAATACTACCACGGTAACTTATATGTGCCGGACGACGGGGAAATCTTAGATTTATAATCCATACAGCGGGACAATATTTTTATCTGTTCCGCTGTATTTTTCTTCTGTTGTCTTTTACTTCTATTGTCTTTTTCTTCTATTGTCTTTTTCTTCTGCTGCCTTTTTCTTCTGCTGCCCTTTCTTCTTCTGCTATTTTCTTCTATTTTCATATATTCAGGCATATCTTATAAACAGCATTGTATTACTGTTCTGGAGGTATGAATATGTTTCAGAAAATAAAAGAACTGGCAAAAAAATTCTGTCTGACACAGCTTTTTTCAGCTCCAGCTTTCATTTTAGCCGAGGCAGCTGTACTTATCCTTCTTCTCCTTTTCCTGCTGCCCCCGTCTTTCCTTTCATCTGTCCTTGTTCCCGTTTCTATGGAAAACAAATTGTATGCCAAATCCACCTCCTCAGAAGCAGAGAAATATATTAAGTGGGTGGATTTTAATGTAACCGCGGAGGCTATGCAGACTGCTTTCCGCTATGATGTAAACAGCATTCAGGAGGATATTCATGTTAACTGGGTAGACCTGCTTTCCTACTTAGGAGCCAAGTATGGCGGTGATTTTTCTCTGTACAAAAGCAAGGATATGGAACTGCTGGTTCAAAGACTGAAAGACGGGGAGACAATAGAATCCCTTACTAAAGATATGAAATATTACAATTATTACCGGGAAGCATATGGAGCCGTTCTGGACAATCTGGTGGGAACTCACAAAATTCAGGTTCCTTCCTCTAAGGAGGAGGAAGGTCCTGTGTGGGTGACAAAATACGGTTTAAAAGGCTTTTCGCCTATTGCCAAATCCTTTCCCTACAGCGATTTTGACGACTTTGGCACAGCCAGAAGCTATGGCTTTAAAAGGCAGCATCTAGGCCACGACATGATGGGCCAGGTAGGCACGCCTGTAATTGCTGTTGAATCTGGTTATGTGGAGGCTTTAGGCTGGAATCAATATGGGGGATGGAGAATAGGAATCAGAAGCTTTGACAAAAAGAGATATTACTATTACGCCCACCTGCGCAAAAACTATCCTTATCAAAGTAATTTAAAGGAGGGCAGTATTGTTCAGGCCGGGGATGTAATCGGATATTTAGGCCGAACCGGCTACAGCACAAAAGAAAATACAAATAATATTGAGCAGC
The window above is part of the Lachnoclostridium edouardi genome. Proteins encoded here:
- a CDS encoding M23 family metallopeptidase, yielding MNMFQKIKELAKKFCLTQLFSAPAFILAEAAVLILLLLFLLPPSFLSSVLVPVSMENKLYAKSTSSEAEKYIKWVDFNVTAEAMQTAFRYDVNSIQEDIHVNWVDLLSYLGAKYGGDFSLYKSKDMELLVQRLKDGETIESLTKDMKYYNYYREAYGAVLDNLVGTHKIQVPSSKEEEGPVWVTKYGLKGFSPIAKSFPYSDFDDFGTARSYGFKRQHLGHDMMGQVGTPVIAVESGYVEALGWNQYGGWRIGIRSFDKKRYYYYAHLRKNYPYQSNLKEGSIVQAGDVIGYLGRTGYSTKENTNNIEQPHLHFGIQLIFNESQKEGNNEIWINCYELVKFLSLNRCQVYKVEGTKEWKRVYEIEDPSRAAY
- a CDS encoding fructose-1,6-bisphosphatase, whose product is MRDLAYLKLLAREFPSVKMASSEIINLTAILGLPKGTEYFFSDLHGEYEAFVHLLRSASGIIREKINDTFGHIISEDEQMELANLIYYPERFLSKYTHQGKATDEWKKIIIYRLVQICRLVSSKYTRSKVRKKMPKEFAYIIDELLHVDYRDYNKDVYYSEIIHSMIEIDAADKFIVALCHLIQNLTIDSLHIIGDIFDRGPRADIIMKELMNFHDVDIQWGNHDISWMGAATGNPACICNVLRIAISYNSFDVLEDGYGINLRPLSMFAAHVYRDDPCEKFSPKILDENIYDAVDPGLAAKMHKAIAMIQFKVEGQIIKRHPEYKMEDRLLLEAVDYERGTVTLEGKTYALTDKAFPTVDPKNPLKLTKEEEELMHTLVVSFRHSELLHRHINFLYTHGSLYKCYNSNLLYHGCIPMKEDGSFEEMMFDGKAQYGKSLMDCIEKQIKKAYFLPDGDKEKEDAGDFMWYLWCGAKSPVFGKDRMATFEHYFIADKSTHKENMNPYYRLSVEEKYCGQILEEFGLSREGSHIINGHVPVKIKDGEKPVKAGGKLYIIDGGLSKAYQSKTGIAGYTLIYNSNHLALAEHKPFMPNKENTPKVYITEKMANRIRVADTDLGKDIAERISDLKELVAAYRAGVIKELV
- a CDS encoding O-antigen ligase family protein, which encodes MAKSVNKKEDIRNAGSHMMAKIMEVTAVLLLFVYPLFVQDYYFDILRAKYRFYWVVIVAAGALCLAAGLIFMFIDKVEVKGENTKNFFSAFAPKNWKNTFHVYDIALLAFMLSAVISSVQSEYLYESVWGNEGRYSGSFLLCIYGLSFFLISRFLEFKKWYLDIFLAAGNLACIFGITDYFRLDILHFKTRVNPDQWDIFTSTFGNINTYTAFVALILGVSAVLFVSARTKKGLIWYYISVAIAIAGGITGISDNFYIAMAVVFGFLPFYAFNSKKGIKRYVVLLATTLTIIRVLGILDVTMKGIEYGQVIGLDSLAKYVGHFKGTTFLAAALWIAAAAAHYMESKKVDIKKLLSGSSEIVIGEGQDAVGKLPKRIWAGVVVAAVAAMTIIVCDANFWGHQERYGAMANYLIFDDDWGTARGYAWRYAMELYNQQPFLHKIFGYGADTFGIMAVNYTGETANKMYETYNRIYDSVHNAYLQYLVTIGAAGLITYLVFLISSGVCMIKKAWKNPWVTACFFGCASYAGQAIVNIDLPAVTPAFWTLLAVGIAFTGQQEKGNISRN
- a CDS encoding DUF1700 domain-containing protein, which translates into the protein MSKEEFLQTLREALAGEVPEGLIQENVQYYDQYITAEMRKGRTAQNIIEELGGPRIIAKTIIDASEAAGQTFERRGPEGDVYGGGSAEYSESRRETHSDNTFHVYNLNKWYWKLAGALILILVVMLVIAVVGGVFSLLLSPIGLILIIVWLLWRNRR
- a CDS encoding MBL fold metallo-hydrolase; protein product: MEQLYVLGTGYATATHCYNTCFAIKDEEDYFLVDTGGGNGILKILEDMKIDTARIHHIFITHEHTDHILGIVWLIRVIATRMKKGTYEGDLNIYCHEDLVDTITTICRLTVQGKFFKMIGERIHLIPVKDGETCHILDYDITFFDILSTKAKQYGFTTVLRNGKKLTCAGDEPYNPDCFQYVEGSCWLLHEAFCLYGDRDKFQPYEKHHSTVKEACELAESMHIPNLVLWHTEDKNISDRKRLYTAEGREYYHGNLYVPDDGEILDL